From Camelina sativa cultivar DH55 chromosome 20, Cs, whole genome shotgun sequence, the proteins below share one genomic window:
- the LOC104770082 gene encoding uncharacterized protein LOC104770082: MAGLLKTPSLHLTPTLLHAPSVPFKPFCVSFAGGRNTTVSLSRRASLRSVSSGYPLRLLNLVPFASGEAETTETEVESNEPEVQETDGAVGVESENVVADEEEEAAVITSLLSSYKEALADNNEGKIAEIEASLKSIEDEKFLLEDKVASLSNDLSVERDRLIRISADFDNFRKRTERERLNLVSNAQGEVVENLLAVLDNFERAKSQIKVETEGEERVTNSYQSIYKQFVEILGSLGVIHVETVGKQFDPMLHEAIMREDSAEYEEGIVLEEYRKGFLLGERLLRPSMVKVSAGPGPEKPGEAEGEEPTAQGTSEEEASSS, translated from the exons ATGGCCGGTCTACTCAAAACGCCGTCTTTACATCTCACACCAACTCTTCTTCATGCTCCCTCTGTACCCTTTAAGCCCTTTTGTGTCTCCTTCGCCGGAGGAAGAAATACCACCGTCTCACTCTCTCGCCGAGCTTCTCTCCGGTCTGTGTCTAGCGGCTATCCTCTTCGGTTACTGAACCTTGTTCCGTTTGCTTCGGGAGAAGCTGAGACTACGGAGACAGAGGTGGAATCGAACGAACCTGAAGTCCAG GAGACGGATGGTGCTGTTGGTGTCGAGAGTGAAAATGTCgtagctgatgaagaagaagaagcggctGTTATCACATCGTTGCTGAGTTCATATAAAGAAGCTTTAGCAGACAACAATGAGGGGAAGATCGCTGAGATAGAAGCATCTTTAAAATCCATAGAAGATGAAAAATTTCTGCTTGAGGATAAAGTAGCGTCTTTATCCAATGACTTGTCGGTGGAGAGGGATCGGCTCATAAGAATCAGTGCAGATTTCGACAACTTCAGGAAGAGGACGGAGAGGGAAAGGCTAAACCTTGTTTCAAATGCTCAAGGAGAGGTTGTAGAGAATCTGTTGGCTGTTTTGGATAATTTCGAGAGAGCTAAATCCCAAATTAAGGTGGAGACCGAGGGAGAAGAGAGAGTCACTAATAGTTATCAGAGCATATACAAACAGTTTGTTGAAATTCTGGGCTCACTTGGTGTTATCCATGTGGAGACAGTCGGGAAGCAGTTTGATCCTATG CTACATGAGGCAATAATGAGAGAAGATTCCGCGGAATATGAAGAGGGTATAGTACTTGAAGAATACAGGAAAGGTTTCTTGCTAGGGGAAAGGCTTTTACGTCCGTCGATGGTGAAAGTATCAGCTGGACCTGGACCAGAGAAGCCTGGTGAAGCTGAAGGAGAAGAACCCACTGCACAAGGAAcctcagaagaagaagcttcgtcATCTTGA
- the LOC104772322 gene encoding uncharacterized protein LOC104772322, producing the protein MRDFQEVVRTCEFVDMSYQGPRYTWCNKRHDGVICKKLDRVLVNQKWIQQFGQSHSVFEPGGCSDHLRYRFYITAEIQRVQKPFKFINEVALHPDYQTQLVDLWQRSPPLFHSTSALHRFSKSLKGLKPYIRGLGKQMVSNITARTKAAYKALCEAQAQTMAFPSSQLISVEATAYAKWRKLADIEECFLQQKTKLHWLKVGDQNNKAFHASAKLREMKNNIKEIQCDDGRVVDTHDHIKVEAERYFNTFLTYSPADYVDWSLEELADVLDYKCDEHDKNLLTREVSKEEIRRVLFAMPTNKYPGPDGFNVEFFKASWSVVGEDCAVAIQSFFRTGFLPKGVKRRRLKIILPKFISSNKSAFIKDRLLMENLLLATELVKDYHKDPVNGELAGYFGSKRGLRQGCSLSPYLFVICMNVLSRTLDKAAQQKKFGFHPNYGKKQSIEGALEVFTDFAKHSGLHISLEKSTLYMAGVSPEHKEEIVNLFPFEYGTLPVRYLGLLLLTKRMSVADYLPLLPKACVREIDKLCSAFLWDVPSLNPKKAKTAWSDVCLPKNEGGLGLRSIEEANKVCILKLIWRLHSAKGSLWVNRVQRHLIRNGSFWAEQANTTVGSWIWRKLLKYRIIAKQFYRVQVHNGESTSFWFDNWCQLGCLHDKLGDRGPIVLGIPLSSTVEEIKEEILTRKVSRNGEEQDEALWKGREAGYRKKFITKDTWSLIRIPHPTFESHKVIWFPYATPKYAFITWLLVKGRLSTGDKMQRWNTWANTGCRIWETLVKKMLLTKYTIDWHDIMALLGGDDLDKTTHFRTRYIPFG; encoded by the exons ATGCGAGATTTCCAGGAAGTTGTGAGAACCTGTGAATTTGTCGATATGAGTTACCAGGGTCCACGCTATACATGGTGTAATAAACGACATGATGGTGTAATATGTAAGAAGTTGGATCGAGTGTTAGTGAACCAAAAATGGATTCAGCAGTTTGGTCAATCTCACTCGGTGTTTGAGCCAGGAGGTTGCTCAGACCACTTGAGATATCGTTTTTACATCACTGCAGAAATTCAGCGAGTGCAGAAACCCTTTAAGTTTATCAATGAAGTTGCTTTACATCCGGACTACCAGACACAACTTGTCGACTTATGGCAACGCTCTCCTCCACTCTTTCACTCTACCTCTGCCTTGCATAGATTCTCAAAGTCTCTCAAAGGACTGAAACCTTACATTCGAGGCCTTGGGAAGCAAATGGTGAGCAATATTACTGCTCGAACAAAAGCAGCCTATAAAGCTTTATGTGAAGCTCAGGCGCAGACAATGGCTTTCCCGTCTTCTCAACTGATTAGTGTAGAAGCAACGGCATATGCCAAATGGAGGAAGTTAGCTGATATAGAAGAGTGTTTTCTGCAGCAAAAGACAAAACTACATTGGCTCAAGGTCGGGGATCAGAACAATAAAGCTTTCCATGCCTCAGCAAAGCTTCGAGAGATGAAGAATAATATTAAGGAGATTCAATGTGACGATGGGAGAGTGGTTGATACACATGATCACATTAAGGTCGAAGCTGAGAGATATTTCAATACCTTTCTCACATATTCCCCTGCGGACTATGTTGACTGGTCACTGGAGGAACTGGCTGACGTTCTTGATTATAAGTGTGATGAGCATGACAAAAACCTACTTACCAGAGAGGTTTCCAAGGAGGAGATACGAAGAGTGCTGTTTGCTATGCCTACAAACAAATACCCAGGCCCTGATGGCTTCAATGTCGAGTTCTTTAAAGCGTCCTGGTCAGTGGTGGGTGAGGATTGTGCTGTTGCTATCCAATCCTTTTTCCGGACTGGTTTCTTGCCAAAAGGGGTTAAAAGAAGGAG GTTGAAGATCATTCTGCCCAAGTTTATCTCCTCAAACAAGTCTGCTTTCATCAAGGACAGATTGTTAATGGAAAACCTTCTCCTAGCAACAGAACTTGTCAAAGACTACCATAAGGATCCT GTCAATGGTGAGCTAGCAGGCTACTTTGGTAGCAAAAGGGGGCTTCGACAAGGTTGTTCTTTGAGCCCTTATTTGTTTGTGATCTGCATGAATGTCCTCTCACGCACATTGGATAAGGCTGCACAGCAAAAGAAGTTTGGTTTTCATCCTAACT ATGGTAAAAAGCAATCTATTGAGGGAGCTCTGGAGGTGTTTACTGACTTTGCGAAACACTCCGGCCTGCATATTAGTCTTGAGAAATCCACTCTTTATATGGCTGGTGTTTCCCCGGAACATAAAGAGGAGATAGTCAACCTGTTTCCCTTTGAATATGGAACACTCCCTGTTCGATATCTAGGCCTTCTTCTGTTAACTAAAAGAATGTCCGTTGCAGATTATCTTCCGCT ACTTCCAAAGGCTTGTGTTCGAGAAATAGACAAACTTTGTTCTGCTTTTTTGTGGGATGTCCCTTCTTTAAATCCTAAAAAAGCAAAGACTGCTTGGTCAGATGTTTGTCTGCCAAAGAATGAAGGCGGCTTAGGCTTACGTTCaatagaagaagcaaacaaagtATGTATCCTTAAGTTGATCTGGCGACTCCATTCTGCTAAAGGTTCATTATGGGTGAACCGGGTTCAGCGGCATCTCATTCGGAATGGTTCTTTCTGGGCAGAGCAAGCCAACACAACGGTGGGTTCCTGGATATGGAGGAAACTCCTAAAATATCGAATCATAGCAAAGCAGTTCTATCGTGTTCAGGTTCATAATGGGGAGTCCACCtccttttggtttgataactggtGTCAACTAGGATGTCTTCATGACAAACTAGGAGACAGAGGCCCTATTGTTCTTGGGATCCCACTTTCAAGTACAGTCGAAGAG ATTAAGGAGGAGATTCTTACACGCAAGGTTAGTCGAAATGGGGAAGAGCAAGATGAAGCACTCTGGAAAGGGCGAGAAGCTGGTTACCGCAAGAAGTTTATCACAAAGGACACCTGGTCCCTTATACGCATTCCTCATCCTACTTTTGAGAGCCACAAAGTGATTTGGTTCCCTTACGCTACTCCGAAGTATGCTTTTATTACTTGGCTCCTAGTTAAAGGCAGGCTAAGCACAGGAGACAAAATGCAGAGATGGAATACATGGGCGAACACCGGTTGT CGAATTTGGGAGACCCTAGTGAAGAAGATGTTACTAACCAAATACACCATAGACTGGCATGATATCATGGCACTGCTGGGTGGCGACGATCTCGACAAGACTACGCATTTCAGAACACGATACATTCCATTTGGTTAG